The Peptostreptococcaceae bacterium genome has a window encoding:
- the ispG gene encoding flavodoxin-dependent (E)-4-hydroxy-3-methylbut-2-enyl-diphosphate synthase — protein sequence MERHKTNKVFCGCVPIGGDSKITIQSMTNTKTWDVENTVEQIKSLGNAGCEIIRLAIPDMKSAEALREIKRRIDMPIIADIHFDYALALAAVENGADKIRINPGNIVREENLKRIACACMKKNVPIRIGVNSGSLSGNIRKRYKHATVDAITESALEYIELFEGFGFEDLILSVKSSDVLTTVESYRRLSSKTKYPLHIGVTEAGTFFKGTVKSSIGIGSLLLDGIGDTLRVSITGDPVNEIKIAKEILSTLGIRNYGYKIVSCPTCGRTSIDLEKLVNAVEKKLVEEHLENKNITIAVMGCEVNGPGEAKEADIGIAASKGKIFVFKEGETIGSASPDKVLELLIDEIKKM from the coding sequence ATAGAAAGGCATAAAACAAACAAGGTATTTTGTGGCTGCGTACCAATTGGCGGAGATAGCAAGATTACAATACAGTCAATGACAAATACCAAGACATGGGATGTGGAAAATACCGTAGAACAAATTAAAAGTCTTGGAAATGCAGGGTGCGAGATAATCAGATTGGCAATACCGGATATGAAATCTGCAGAAGCATTACGTGAAATAAAAAGACGCATAGATATGCCCATCATAGCTGATATACATTTTGATTATGCCTTGGCTTTGGCTGCCGTTGAAAACGGCGCAGACAAAATCAGAATCAACCCAGGCAATATAGTCAGAGAAGAGAATCTAAAACGCATAGCATGCGCATGTATGAAAAAAAATGTGCCTATACGAATTGGGGTAAATTCCGGATCGCTAAGCGGTAATATACGGAAAAGGTATAAACATGCAACGGTTGATGCAATAACTGAAAGCGCTCTGGAATACATAGAACTATTCGAGGGTTTCGGATTTGAAGATTTGATTCTTTCTGTAAAATCTTCGGATGTTTTGACTACAGTCGAATCGTATAGAAGACTTTCAAGCAAAACAAAATATCCTCTTCATATAGGTGTAACCGAGGCAGGAACATTCTTCAAAGGAACAGTGAAATCCTCAATTGGCATAGGAAGTCTTCTTCTTGACGGCATAGGAGATACATTGCGTGTATCTATAACCGGTGATCCGGTTAATGAAATTAAAATAGCGAAGGAAATACTCAGCACATTGGGAATACGCAATTATGGTTATAAAATAGTATCATGTCCTACATGCGGAAGGACGTCAATAGATTTGGAAAAATTGGTCAACGCAGTTGAGAAAAAACTTGTTGAAGAACACCTTGAAAATAAAAATATTACAATTGCAGTAATGGGATGCGAAGTAAATGGACCGGGAGAAGCAAAAGAAGCAGATATTGGAATCGCCGCATCTAAAGGGAAGATATTTGTTTTCAAAGAAGGTGAAACAATAGGCAGTGCATCTCCGGATAAAGTATTGGAACTGCTTATTGACGAGATCAAGAAAATGTAA